The following coding sequences lie in one Salmo salar chromosome ssa13, Ssal_v3.1, whole genome shotgun sequence genomic window:
- the LOC106568110 gene encoding trace amine-associated receptor 13c-like, protein MEEHKDAQYCFHNSSCGKASLSTSIYITLYILFSSISAVTVFLNVLVIISIYHFKQLHTPTNLLILSLAVTDFLVGLIAIPVLTVAVMESCWVFGKYFCVFFLFIGYLIISLSLGNLVLISIDRYVAVCYPLLYHTKITIPRIICWILITWCWCSIYNAAISNNSVTVQTGTKNLQACQTYSEEMDQ, encoded by the exons ATGGAGGAACACAAAGATGCTCAATACTGTTTTCATAACTCTTCTTGCGGGAAGGCTTCGCTATCGACATCTATTTACATAACACTGTACATTTTGTTCTCATCAATTTCAGCGGTTACAGTATTTTTGAACGTACTGGTGATCATCTCGATCTATCACTTCAAGCAGCTCCACACTCCAACCAACCTGCTCATCCTTTCTCTGGCTGTGACAGATTTCCTGGTGGGACTGATTGCGATACCAGTACTGACTGTGGCAGTAATGGAATCATGCTGGGTTTTTGGgaaatatttctgtgtgttttttcTCTTCATCGGTTACTTAATTATTTCTTTATCTCTGGGCAATTTGGTTTTGATATCTATTGACCGTTATGTAGCTgtgtgttatcccttgttgtaccacacaaaaataacaatacCAAGAATTATCTGTTGGATATTGATTACCTGGTGTTGGTGTAGCATATACAACGCTGCTATTTCAAATAACTCTGTAACTGTACAG ACAGGAACGAAAAACCTGCAAGCCTGTCAAACATACAGTGAAGAAATGGACCAGTGA